A single region of the Nakaseomyces glabratus chromosome D, complete sequence genome encodes:
- the DSD1 gene encoding D-serine ammonia-lyase DSD1 (CAGL0D01804g~Ortholog(s) have D-serine ammonia-lyase activity, role in D-serine metabolic process and cytosol, nucleus localization), translating to MKEYPEEYLGQHISTLPTPCMVIDEKKFNSNCENMLKHVGELGSLTEHPILFRAHVKTHKTTEGTLRQLGFEGTSAPFRSKAILVSTIKEAEGLLEYQDSINGVFVDDIAFSLPACVPEVLERLSSISTRVSNLRVFVDNIDHLENLKQFGRPKSGKKWSIFLKIDMGTSRAGLEVRSEEFKELVEKLCDESVKEVTQIFGLYAHAGHSYSSHDINEANGYLIDEITAVNEAAKLVGSVTEIEPRLLTLSVGATPTANSLSTKENKKLIDIIRNDLVAPLEIHCGNYPCYDLQQYSTKCIKLNKISAFVLASIVSKYEKRNEALINAGVLALARENSSIPGMGLCINTDKYLHAPRDFEVSSFVNRVSQEHGILQPYNRDKCEDWKLGEKLLVIPQHACITMAQFPYYFVFNDSGKVIDVWKPHQKW from the coding sequence ATGAAGGAGTATCCTGAAGAATATCTAGGACAGCATATCTCAACATTACCTACACCATGTATGGtcattgatgaaaagaaattcaacTCAAATTGTGAGAATATGCTCAAACATGTCGGCGAGTTAGGTTCTTTAACTGAACATCCTATATTGTTTAGAGCTCATGTAAAAACGCATAAGACAACAGAAGGTACTCTGCGCCAATTAGGATTTGAAGGGACTTCAGCGCCATTTAGATCAAAGGCTATCCTAGTTTCCACAATTAAGGAAGCTGAAGGTTTACTAGAATACCAGGATTCTATCAACGGGGTGTTTGTCGATGACATTGCTTTTAGTTTGCCTGCATGTGTACCAGAAGTATTGGAAAGACTATCATCGATCTCTACAAGGGTAAGTAATCTTAGGGTTTTTGTCGATAATATCGATCATTTGGAAAATCTGAAGCAATTTGGTAGACCAAAAAGTGGCAAAAAATGGTCAATATTTCTAAAGATTGATATGGGAACATCGAGAGCTGGATTGGAAGTTAGATCTGAAGAGTTCAAAGAGTTAGTTGAGAAATTATGTGATGAGTCAGTGAAAGAAGTTACCCAAATATTCGGTTTGTATGCCCATGCTGGTCACAGCTATAGCTCCCATGACATTAACGAAGCTAATGGATACTTGATTGATGAGATCACAGCTGTTAATGAAGCTGCCAAGCTAGTTGGTAGTGTCACAGAAATCGAGCCTAGACTTTTAACATTGTCCGTTGGGGCAACTCCAACAGCAAATTCGTTGAGTACaaaggaaaacaaaaaactcATTGATATTATAAGAAATGATTTAGTTGCACCTTTAGAGATTCATTGTGGCAACTATCCATGTTATGATCTCCAACAATATAGCACAAAATGTATTAAATTAAACAAAATCTCTGCCTTCGTCTTAGCATCGATAGTTTCGAAGTATGAGAAGAGAAACGAGGCATTAATAAATGCAGGAGTATTAGCATTAGCTAGGGAGAACTCCTCTATCCCAGGTATGGGATTGTGTATCAACACGGACAAATATTTACATGCTCCAAGAGATTTCGAAGTGAGCTCCTTTGTGAACCGTGTTTCTCAGGAACATGGTATCTTACAGCCTTACAATAGAGATAAATGCGAAGATTGGAAACTAGGTGAGAAGTTACTAGTGATTCCACAACATGCTTGTATAACGATGGCTCAATTTCCATACTACTTTGTATTCAATGATAGTGGTAAAGTAATTGATGTTTGGAAGCCGCATCAAAAGTGGTAA